One segment of Macaca fascicularis isolate 582-1 chromosome 4, T2T-MFA8v1.1 DNA contains the following:
- the DEFB114 gene encoding beta-defensin 114 translates to MRIFYYLYFLCYVTFILPATCTLVDADRCTKRYGRCKRDCLESEKQIDICSSARKICCIERLYEEDGMF, encoded by the exons ATGAGGATCTTTTACTATCTCTATTTTCTGTGTTATGTGACTTTCATTCTACCAG CAACATGTACCTTGGTGGATGCTGATCGTTGCACCAAACGTTACGGTCGTTGTAAAAGAGACTGTCTTGAGAGTGAAAAGCAAATAGACATATGTTCCTCAGCAAGAAAAATTTGCTGCATTGAGAGGTTGTATGAAGAAGATGGTATGTTTTGA